CATAGCAGAGACGGAAAACCTTTAAGCGAGAACACTACTACACAGGCTCTGAGACGCTTTATCAACCCAGAGACAGGGGAACCCTTCGGAACAGGCTACATGACCTCTCACGGCTTTAGACACACTGCTAGCACCATGCTCAATGAAATGGGTTACTCTGCTGATGCCATTGAATTACAGCTTGCTCATCTCAGTAAGGACAGAATCAGGGCTACCTACAACAAAGCTCAGCTGATGCCTGAGAGGCGAAAGATGCTTCAGGAATGGGCAGACTACCTAGATGAGTTAAAACAAGCTTAGAGACAAGCCTAGAAGGCCTCAGATGCCATCAATAATCCTTCCAAATACAGTCCCCCTACTCATTGCCTGCAAAGAGCTTAACTTAGTAGGAATGACAGATGAATTGGCCATAAATTTATTATTAAGATATGCCAATGACTTTCAGTTGCCAATCTACTTTATTGAACCAATTAGTGGAAGTAGACGTAACAACACTGACCAACTTGAAGACAAATTTGATGAAGATGGCAATTACTTACGAACCATGACTGATGGAAAATCAGAAACTTATAATTATGGAATCATAAAGAGACTGCTATCAGGCTATTGCACTACATCAGATTGCAAAGAAATAACAGTAAATTCGTTCCTTGTTAATGATGAAGAGTGTTTTCCTCTTGATTACACAGATATGTGGCTAGAGCCAGTACAATTACCCACCCAATGCTTTTATCTTCTTCCAGAAGAGATATGCGCTTTCAAGAATACAATGAAGCTGAAAAGCAATAATATTTCACAGATGAGTCCTTTAGCAACTTTTAACCAGAACCCAGGAGAGATTACCGATCAAATAAATCAAGAACAATCACAGACCCCAAAAATCAATGGTCTAAAAGTATTTTGTGGAATGAAAAACTTGTCGTTTAGTGATATAAAAATTCTAATTGACGTAGAAAACAAAATATTACACATCAAAGGAATGGGGAAACAGGAAAGTGTACCGTACTCAGCATTAGGCTTAACTACAAAAAACGGAATCACCCCAAACAGTCAAGGCAAATTATTTTTTAAAATAATTAATGAAGAATACAACCCCAACAAAAGAAGAAAAGGAGAAAAATCTGCTTTTGATAGGCTATCTAGTAACCTAAAAAAAGCCTTCAATACAAAAGACCAACCATTTCATACTTCAACACACAGACCAAGATTTGAATATAATTTCATTAAAGATACCCACGCAAAGAAACAGACTAAACATTCATCAGCAGATGATCGTACCGATTCAAAATCTATTACTTCTCAAGAAACGACAGATCCTAGTGAACTAGTTGAGTTTGGCCCTAGCCGATATTATAAAAGCAAGCGCATTGATGAGCTTAGTGCAGAGGAGCTTATAGAATTTTACGACCAACAAGTTCAATTTGAAAGAAATTGAGCATTATCAATCACCACCATAAGTCAAGCAATTATCTTACCCATCCATAGCCTTCACCTCACCCTCAAACTCCCTCAAACCCCCTCACAATAAGCATTTCACCAGGAAATATCCTTTTGAATTAAAAGTGATTTTTTCCATGAAACCATCTGAGGCTACACGCTAATAGAGGAAAACGACTAAATCGTTTCCCTCAGAGCAATAACCTAATTAACAGATGGAGAATTCAAAATGATGATCTACAAACAAAATGAGAAATATGGATCAACTTATAGACTGCTACGGATAGGCAGAGTGTCAGATTTAACAGGAATATCTAAGTCATACATATACCACCTATGTAATCAAGGCCTTTTCCCTAAACCAGTTCCATTAGTCCCAGGTGGATCATCAGTAGCCTGGCTTGAATCAGAAGTATTAGCTTGGATTGATCAGCGCGTACAAGCAAGAGATTGTGCCATTGGTGACAGCAATGGATAAGAAATCATCAATGAGCCAGGCCACAAAGCAATACAAGAAAGCAGAACAAAAACGCCTCAAATTAATGAACCATCAGGCCAGCAAGCCAGGATTAAGAGGCACAATTAACGCTAAATGTATTGAGTGCATCTATGACCCCTTCTCAGAAGGAACCTGGAGAAAACAGGTACAGGATTGCACCAGCTGGAGTTGCCCACTCTTCCCTATAAGACCAGTTACAGAGAAGAAAAGGGGAAATCCAGATGAATAACCAAATCAATCAGACAGCAATACGGATCATCGACAAACCTTGCGGATTTGGTAAAACATCAGGGTTACATAGTGAAGCGAAGCAATTGATTAGGATTTCCTCAAGAGAGCAATTTATATTTGTAGTACCAGAACTGAGTGAAATAGAAAGATACAAAGCAGAACTTGGTGACTGGGTACAAGAACCAAGTGATAAAGGTGGTAGCAAATCGGAATCAATAATAAGATTACTTCAAATGGGAAAAAATATAGTTACTACTCATTCACTATACGACCAGATCAGAAAATTTGAGCACCTTCTTCCTTCATATCATGTAGTGATTGATGAAGTGCCAACTACAGCAAAACAAGTGCCTGTGAAATTCGGAAAGGGATTATTCAAAAACCTGATACACCACAAGAAATACATATCAATTGATATGCAGACTAATTTGATTTCAACCACAGAAAACTGGATGATCGAAAAGGATGACTTTGAATCTGGGGATGATCTTCACATTAAGGCATTTATGAATACAGTTGAAAACAGGGAGGTTTACTATGTTGAAGGCATTTATTGTGTAATACCATTACCAGATGCTTTCTTCACAAAACCAAAAAGCTTAACAATCCTGACCTTTCTATTTGAAGGAACTCAGTTGCACCATTGGATGATGAAACGTGGCTTTGATTACACAATACTTAAAGACCATATAGAGCATCAGCAATTTAAGATCCAAATGAACCAGAACATAATCTATCGAATGAACAATTCAAATTCAAAAACTGGGTACACAGCAATGACATCTAAAGACTCACCAAGTAGAAGAAATGTAGGAAACTGGGCGAAAAACGAGTGGAATGCATTGAGAAAATTTGATCCTACAGTTACTACTGATCGGGTCTTAGTGGCATCACATAAAGATGCTTGGCATGGTAAAGAGAAAAATCCAAAAAGCAACGTAACCAATAAAACCTCTCTTAGCTCATTGTCCAGATTAGGCAAAGCAACCTGGACAAGTCTAATAACAAGAGGAACCAATAAATACAAGGAGAAGGACATAATTTTCATATTAGGAACAGAGAACATGAACCCTTCTCTAGCCAAATTTCTTGGCATGACCACTAAAGAAGCGCAAAACAGGCACACTCTTAGCGAATTAGTGCAATTGATCTACAGAACAGCAATTCGTGATGGATATCCGATTTATGTGTTTATTGCTGATGATCACAATGAGAAAATATTGAAGGAATATCTTGAGTCCTGAGACACCCTAAAGGCTAGAAAGAACTGAATTATCCAAAAATTCTGGATAACAGATCACGTAACTTATTGTAATAAAATACAAAATTAGGTGTTGTCCGTGAAGAATAAAACCAGACTAAAATAAGAACTCTTTAAACCATATAAACTAAAGCCTATAGATCCAAGCACACTGGTTGTAGTACAAGGAATCATAGCGAGGCTGAAATAATTCTAAAGCGCAGGGAGCATTTCAATGCGACCGAGCACTTAGAATTATTGAAAGCCGAGAGAAGATGACGCAGTGCGGAAACCAGGTGCTTGGCTCTATTTAGACGATACTAATAGATAAAATTAGATTCGTAATTTTAGAGCATATACAAAATTAGAGAATGCAAAGGGCAGATCGAATTTTAAGAATAATCAAGTTGAATTGAATCACCACCAGTCATCTAATGCCTTCTTAGCAGGCTCATATTCTTCATTTGCGGCACATTTGAGCCAGTACTTTGCAGCATCATCATCCTTCTTTACTAATTTTCCTTCGTAGAAAATTGATGCCAAGATAAACTTCGCCTTAGAGTAACCATAAGTGTTAGCCAAATCTTCTAAGTCACCAAATGTTTTAAACTCTTCGTAGTCGAGCAGTATTTTTCTTCGTTCTTTTAAGTTACGGTCATTCTCTATTTGTTGCCTTTCTTTCTCCTTAGATTTTTTCCTCTTTTCTTCCTCTATCTCTGCTTTCATTTTTTTTAATAATTGATCTTTTATCTCCAACTCATCCTTCATAGATTGCACACGATATTTAATGTAAAGACCCATTGCTTTATTTTCGTTTCCAGAAGATTCAGCTAGGGCTTTAGCCCATAAACCGTCACGGATAAACCCTAGTCTAATTTCATTCATTACCTCCTCGTATTGAGTTTCTTCAACAAGGCGATTATTAACTGTAGTTTTTTTAAGTTTATCGAAAAAAAACATAACCCCATCCTTTAATCAGCCAAAAAAATACTTGGCACTTAAAACTTAAATGCTCATAGCTACAGTCCGCATCTGCGCTCCGTTGGCACTTCGCTTGATGCTACCTTCGCTATTCGCATTAAATTGATTGGTTCCTTTCTTCAAAGCAAGCTAAACCTAAATCTTGCCTAAACTTCTACTGATATTTACTACTCTTAAAAAACTAAACTCTAATTGTTCAAAATTTGAACAATTACTACTAGGTACTGCCTAAACCCTACCACTTGAAATGAACACAAATTTTCCTACTCTTAAAGAGACTATTTTTTGTGTTCAATCTTCTCGCGTACTATAAGACTATTGGTTCCTCTTGATTCTCTTCATTTTTTTTCTTTCTGCCTGGCTTGTCTGGCTCCAACAACCCCTTCTCTCTGAATTTATCTTGTATTCGCTTAATCTGAGTTTGAGTATAAGTCTTAGTATCATTACTAATATGTTTAGCTATATCTCGCTGACTCATATTAGCTCTAGTCAACTCTAGTACCTTTAACTCTATTATGCTAAAAGTCAACTCTAGCACTAGAGAAGTAACCTGCTTACCGTATTTATTCGTATAGCCTAATTCTTGTACTACTGATTTAAGCTCTATTGGTTTTGGGGGTTCTGCATCCTTAATATGCTTACATGAAAGCCTTATGGTTTTCTTAGATGGTTCTTCATCATTTTCTTCTAATTCATCCTTAGTATGTTTAACTCTAGAAATCTCATATACGCACTCTGCATTACCTTCTATTGAAGAACCACCCCTAGCACCTTTAGTACGATCTTTTCCTGTATGATGAACCACTAACACTGTGCAGTCATATCTAGCTTTAAATTTAGTCTTAAGTACATTCAGAAATTCAGCCATATCTGTAGGACTATTCTCATCGCCTGCACCCATAGAGGAAGCCAATGTATCAATAACGATTAGTCCTAATGGCTGCTTGAATCTTTCTACTGCAAAGTCAACATGCTCAAGCCATTCTTCAACTACTGATTCTTTAAGGATACTAATAGCGTTCTTACTAATAGCAATAGGGATCTTATCTAGTTCCTGCTTATTGTATAGAGCCCATGCTCTAACTCTTTTCCTTAACCCATAATTCCCTTCACCAGCAATATAGAGCACTGCACCTTGCTCTACTTCAAAACCTTTCCAGGGAATACCAGTAGCAATACAAAGAGCCCAGTCTATTGCGAGAAAGCTCTTAAAGTGATCTTTAGGTGCATATAGAACACTTACACCATCTTTAGGTAACCAGTCCTCAATTCGGTATTCAGCTTCTTCATTGTCCAAAAATTCATCACTGTATAGGAAATAATGATCTTTAGACTTACTCATTTGAGCTATATCCTTGTTCGTTAGGTTTAGTGGTTTAATCATACTATTAGTAGAGCCTATTTAAATATGGGTTTTGTGGTTTTAAAGATAATCAATCCACAAAACCAATTTCTACCTAAACAAATTATAAGCGTTATTTGCTCTAGAAGAGCTAAGCGGGTTAGCCAACCTAAAGCAAGAGAGACAGGTTGACTCCCTGAAAGAATACTCTACTTGAACTCAATCTCAAGCATCAACTACACCCACA
This is a stretch of genomic DNA from gamma proteobacterium SS-5. It encodes these proteins:
- a CDS encoding AlpA family transcriptional regulator, whose protein sequence is MIYKQNEKYGSTYRLLRIGRVSDLTGISKSYIYHLCNQGLFPKPVPLVPGGSSVAWLESEVLAWIDQRVQARDCAIGDSNG
- a CDS encoding DEAD/DEAH box helicase family protein — protein: MNNQINQTAIRIIDKPCGFGKTSGLHSEAKQLIRISSREQFIFVVPELSEIERYKAELGDWVQEPSDKGGSKSESIIRLLQMGKNIVTTHSLYDQIRKFEHLLPSYHVVIDEVPTTAKQVPVKFGKGLFKNLIHHKKYISIDMQTNLISTTENWMIEKDDFESGDDLHIKAFMNTVENREVYYVEGIYCVIPLPDAFFTKPKSLTILTFLFEGTQLHHWMMKRGFDYTILKDHIEHQQFKIQMNQNIIYRMNNSNSKTGYTAMTSKDSPSRRNVGNWAKNEWNALRKFDPTVTTDRVLVASHKDAWHGKEKNPKSNVTNKTSLSSLSRLGKATWTSLITRGTNKYKEKDIIFILGTENMNPSLAKFLGMTTKEAQNRHTLSELVQLIYRTAIRDGYPIYVFIADDHNEKILKEYLES
- a CDS encoding AAA family ATPase: MSKSKDHYFLYSDEFLDNEEAEYRIEDWLPKDGVSVLYAPKDHFKSFLAIDWALCIATGIPWKGFEVEQGAVLYIAGEGNYGLRKRVRAWALYNKQELDKIPIAISKNAISILKESVVEEWLEHVDFAVERFKQPLGLIVIDTLASSMGAGDENSPTDMAEFLNVLKTKFKARYDCTVLVVHHTGKDRTKGARGGSSIEGNAECVYEISRVKHTKDELEENDEEPSKKTIRLSCKHIKDAEPPKPIELKSVVQELGYTNKYGKQVTSLVLELTFSIIELKVLELTRANMSQRDIAKHISNDTKTYTQTQIKRIQDKFREKGLLEPDKPGRKKKNEENQEEPIVL